A portion of the Anas platyrhynchos isolate ZD024472 breed Pekin duck chromosome 26, IASCAAS_PekinDuck_T2T, whole genome shotgun sequence genome contains these proteins:
- the MLLT11 gene encoding protein AF1q isoform X2: MLDTISNQYDSFIYWRMPIPRLELAELEGLGLGEGPLYAPRAKLPGPREAAAQGSSAEEDSLLPFNSFNFWRAPIASISSFDFDLI, from the coding sequence ATGCTGGACACCATCAGCAACCAGTACGACTCCTTCATCTACTGGAGGATGCCGATCCCGCGGCTGGAGCTGGCGgagctggaggggctggggctgggcgagGGGCCCCTCTACGCGCCCCGTGCCAAGCTCCCGGGGCCGCGGGAggcggctgcccagggcagctcTGCCGAGGAGGACAGCCTGCTGCCCTTCAACAGCTTCAACTTCTGGAGAGCTCCCATCGCCAGCATCAGCTCCTTCGATTTCGACCTCATCTGA
- the GABPB2 gene encoding GA-binding protein subunit beta-2 isoform X1, which translates to MSLVDLGKRLLEAARKGEDDEVRTLMANGAPFTTDWLGTSPLHLAAQYGHYSTAEVLLRAGVSRDARTKVDRTPLHMAAADGHTHIVELLIRNGADVNAKDMLKMTALHWATEHNHRDVVELLIKYGADVHAFSKFDKSAFDIALDKNNPETLVILQEAMQNQVNTHPERAHPVTNTLTVTSPFILAPGEVLNLASLVSSANATTTSAGDSHVSTVQFSNSTTSVLATLAALAEASAPLSNSNRATGNTEEIVEASSVDSAIQQVVGSGGQRVITIVTDGVPLGTLQTAVPTSSLSQPFIVTMEDGQQVLTVPAGQVAEETIIEDGDDAEEEEEPLAKKQKVEQNVNDLEESKDNDEREVLQQQLQEANRKAQEYRSQLIKKEQEAEQYRLKLAAMVRQQPNGAEVAVLEEVAEVDTVVVTSEDIEGSALSMMEMDQPTDITVETVTS; encoded by the exons ATGTCCTTAGTGGACCTAGGGAAGAGGTTGCTAGAAGCAGCTCGCAAAGGCGAAGATGACGAAGTGCGAACGTTGATGGCAAATGGTGCTCCTTTCACCACTGACTGG CTTGGGACGTCGCCTCTTCACCTTGCTGCCCAGTACGGCCACTATTCAACAGCAGAGGTGCTACTTCGAGCTGGTGTTAGCAGAGATGCCCGAACAAAAGTGGACCGGACTCCACTACACATGGCTGCAGCTGATGGACACACTCATATTGTAGAATTGTTAATTAGG AATGGAGCTGATGTAAATGCCAAGGACATGCTGAAAATGACTGCTTTACACTGGGCGACAGAGCATAACCACCGAGACGTTGTAGAGTTGCTCATCAAATATGGAGCTGATGTCCACGCTTTCAGCAAGTTTGATAAGTCAGCTTTTGATATTGCTTTGGACAAGAACAATCCAGAGACTCTGGTAATACTACAG GAAGCGATGCAGAACCAGGTGAACACGCATCCAGAGAGAGCACATCCTGTCACAAACACCCTGACTGTCACCTCACCATTTATTCTTGCACCAGGGGAAGTTCTCAATCTTGCTAGTCTCGTCTCGTCAGCAAATGCCACAACAACCTCAG CAGGTGACTCACACGTATCCACGGTGCAGTTTTCCAATTCAACAACCTCTGTGCTCGCCACGCTTGCAGCCCTTGCTGAAGCATCAGCACCTCTTTCCAACTCAAACAGAGCTACAG GTAATACAGAGGAAATAGTGGAAGCAAGTTCTGTTGATTCTGCCATACAGCAAGTGGTGGGTAGCGGAGGGCAGCGCGTCATCACCATTGTAACCGACGGAGTTCCCCTGGGCACCCTGCAGACAGCCGtccccaccagcagcctcagccAGCCGTTCATCGTCACCATGGAAGATGGACAGCAAG ttttaactgTACCTGCTGGTCAGGTTGCAGAAGAGACTATTATTGAAGATGGAGATGAcgcagaagaggaggaagagccaCTGGCCAAGAAGCAAAAAGTGGAACAAAATGTAAATGACTTGGAGGAAAGCAAG gaCAATGATGAAAGGgaagtgctgcagcagcagctgcaagagGCAAACCGGAAAGCTCAGGAATATCGCAGCCAGCTCATAAAGAAAGAGCAGGAAGCGGAGCAGTATCGGCTGAAGCTAGCAGCCATGGTGAGGCAGCAGCCCAACGGAGCAGAGGTAGCAGTGCTCGAAGAGGTCGCCGAGGTAGACACAGTTGTGGTAACCTCGGAAGACATTGAGGGGTCTGCGTTGTCCATGATGGAAATGGATCAGCCGACTGATATCACTGTGGAAACTGTAACCTCCTAA
- the MLLT11 gene encoding protein AF1q isoform X1, with protein MGARVGAGGSFSLTMLDTISNQYDSFIYWRMPIPRLELAELEGLGLGEGPLYAPRAKLPGPREAAAQGSSAEEDSLLPFNSFNFWRAPIASISSFDFDLI; from the exons ATGGGAGCACGGGTGGGAGCAGGAGGCTCCTTCAG CCTGACGATGCTGGACACCATCAGCAACCAGTACGACTCCTTCATCTACTGGAGGATGCCGATCCCGCGGCTGGAGCTGGCGgagctggaggggctggggctgggcgagGGGCCCCTCTACGCGCCCCGTGCCAAGCTCCCGGGGCCGCGGGAggcggctgcccagggcagctcTGCCGAGGAGGACAGCCTGCTGCCCTTCAACAGCTTCAACTTCTGGAGAGCTCCCATCGCCAGCATCAGCTCCTTCGATTTCGACCTCATCTGA
- the GABPB2 gene encoding GA-binding protein subunit beta-2 isoform X3 — translation MSLVDLGKRLLEAARKGEDDEVRTLMANGAPFTTDWLGTSPLHLAAQYGHYSTAEVLLRAGVSRDARTKVDRTPLHMAAADGHTHIVELLIRNGADVNAKDMLKMTALHWATEHNHRDVVELLIKYGADVHAFSKFDKSAFDIALDKNNPETLVILQEAMQNQVNTHPERAHPVTNTLTVTSPFILAPGEVLNLASLVSSANATTTSGNTEEIVEASSVDSAIQQVVGSGGQRVITIVTDGVPLGTLQTAVPTSSLSQPFIVTMEDGQQVLTVPAGQVAEETIIEDGDDAEEEEEPLAKKQKVEQNVNDLEESKDNDEREVLQQQLQEANRKAQEYRSQLIKKEQEAEQYRLKLAAMVRQQPNGAEVAVLEEVAEVDTVVVTSEDIEGSALSMMEMDQPTDITVETVTS, via the exons ATGTCCTTAGTGGACCTAGGGAAGAGGTTGCTAGAAGCAGCTCGCAAAGGCGAAGATGACGAAGTGCGAACGTTGATGGCAAATGGTGCTCCTTTCACCACTGACTGG CTTGGGACGTCGCCTCTTCACCTTGCTGCCCAGTACGGCCACTATTCAACAGCAGAGGTGCTACTTCGAGCTGGTGTTAGCAGAGATGCCCGAACAAAAGTGGACCGGACTCCACTACACATGGCTGCAGCTGATGGACACACTCATATTGTAGAATTGTTAATTAGG AATGGAGCTGATGTAAATGCCAAGGACATGCTGAAAATGACTGCTTTACACTGGGCGACAGAGCATAACCACCGAGACGTTGTAGAGTTGCTCATCAAATATGGAGCTGATGTCCACGCTTTCAGCAAGTTTGATAAGTCAGCTTTTGATATTGCTTTGGACAAGAACAATCCAGAGACTCTGGTAATACTACAG GAAGCGATGCAGAACCAGGTGAACACGCATCCAGAGAGAGCACATCCTGTCACAAACACCCTGACTGTCACCTCACCATTTATTCTTGCACCAGGGGAAGTTCTCAATCTTGCTAGTCTCGTCTCGTCAGCAAATGCCACAACAACCTCAG GTAATACAGAGGAAATAGTGGAAGCAAGTTCTGTTGATTCTGCCATACAGCAAGTGGTGGGTAGCGGAGGGCAGCGCGTCATCACCATTGTAACCGACGGAGTTCCCCTGGGCACCCTGCAGACAGCCGtccccaccagcagcctcagccAGCCGTTCATCGTCACCATGGAAGATGGACAGCAAG ttttaactgTACCTGCTGGTCAGGTTGCAGAAGAGACTATTATTGAAGATGGAGATGAcgcagaagaggaggaagagccaCTGGCCAAGAAGCAAAAAGTGGAACAAAATGTAAATGACTTGGAGGAAAGCAAG gaCAATGATGAAAGGgaagtgctgcagcagcagctgcaagagGCAAACCGGAAAGCTCAGGAATATCGCAGCCAGCTCATAAAGAAAGAGCAGGAAGCGGAGCAGTATCGGCTGAAGCTAGCAGCCATGGTGAGGCAGCAGCCCAACGGAGCAGAGGTAGCAGTGCTCGAAGAGGTCGCCGAGGTAGACACAGTTGTGGTAACCTCGGAAGACATTGAGGGGTCTGCGTTGTCCATGATGGAAATGGATCAGCCGACTGATATCACTGTGGAAACTGTAACCTCCTAA
- the PRUNE1 gene encoding exopolyphosphatase PRUNE1 has product MERFVEGRRAALQEHVRCRQEVHVVMGNEACDLDSAVSALALAYFLAKTSSPPKAAFIPVLNIPRSDFALRTETTFLLREQGIAETALIFRDEIDLAGLHQAGLLSLTLVDHHVLPSTDAALEEAVVDVLDHRPLERVPSCQFTVELVGSCATLVTERIAQGPPGVLDRATAALLHGTILLDSVNLSPAAGKVTPRDVACVSLLESRFPELPAHNTIYEALQAAKFDVSELTTEQMLRKDLKTLSNDELVLAISGIYIDLETFLHRPNLLQDLEAFCQARGYAGLVAMTVSFNERYEPTRQLAVYSQREALRSMVCQVLEEATTPSLHLQPLPSPWSCVSAYAQGNALASRKKVLPILRAALGGLGATAGLEEDTAPPPTPMNSLVDESPLAQAVPPLCPQAVLERVSRMAAEQPPDPDK; this is encoded by the exons atggagCGGTTCGTGGAGGGGCGGCGAGCGGCCCTGCAG GAACACGTCCGGTGCCGCCAAGAGGTGCACGTGGTGATGGGCAATGAGGCCTGCGACCTGGACTCAGCCGTGTCTGCTCTGGCCCTGGCGTATTTCCTGGCAAAG ACCTCCTCGCCACCCAAAGCCGCCTTCATCCCCGTGCTGAACATCCCGCGCTCGGACTTTGCCCTGCGCACGGAGACAACGTTCCTGCTGCGGGAGCAGGGCATTGCGGAAACCGCCCTCATCTTCCGCGATGAGATTGACCTGGCCGGGCTGCACCAGGCTGGGCTGCTGTCCCTGACTCTGGTTGACCACCACGTCCTACCGAG CACTGACGCAGCCCTGGAGGAGGCCGTGGTGGATGTGCTGGACCACCGGCCACTGGAGCGAGTGCCCAGCTGCCAGTTCACAGTGGAGCTGGTGGGCTCCTGCGCCACACTGGTGACAGAACGGATTGCCCAGGGACCCCCAGGCGTGCTGGACCGGGCCACAGCCGCGCTGCTGCACG GCACCATCCTGCTGGACTCTGTGAACCTGAGCCCTGCGGCTGGCAAGGTGACACCCCGGGATGTGGCATGCGTCTCCCTGCTCGAATCGAGGTTCCCTGAGCTGCCAGCCCACAATACCATCTATGAAGCCCTGCAAGCGGCCAAGTTTGATGTTTCAG AGCTGACAACAGAGCAGATGCTGCGGAAGGACCTCAAAACCCTCTCCAATGATGAACTGGTCCTCGCCATCAGTGGTATCTACATAGACCTAGAG ACCTTCCTGCACCGCCCTAACTTGCTGCAGGACCTGGAAGCTTTCTGCCAGGCTCGGGGCTATGCTGGGCTGGTGGCCATGACGGTCTCCTTTAACGAGCGCTACGAGCCCACGCGGCAGCTGGCGGTGTACAGCCAGCGCGAGGCCCTGCGGAGCATG GTTTGCCAGGTGCTGGAGGAGGCCACGACACCATCCCTGCatctccagcccctgcccagcccctggtccTGTGTCAGCGCCTACGCCCAGGGCAACGCGCTGGCTTCACGCAAGAAAGTGCTGCCCATCCTCCGGGCTGCGCTTGGAGGGCTGGGGGCCACGGcggggctggaggaggacaCAGCCCCGCCGCCCACCCCCATGAACAGCCTGGTGGACGAGAGCCCACTGGCACAAGCTGTGCCCCCTCTCTGcccccaggctgtgctggagcGGGTCAGCCGCATGGCTGCCGAGCAGCCCCCTGACCCTGACAAGTGA
- the GABPB2 gene encoding GA-binding protein subunit beta-2 isoform X2, translating to MSLVDLGKRLLEAARKGEDDEVRTLMANGAPFTTDWLGTSPLHLAAQYGHYSTAEVLLRAGVSRDARTKVDRTPLHMAAADGHTHIVELLIRNGADVNAKDMLKMTALHWATEHNHRDVVELLIKYGADVHAFSKFDKSAFDIALDKNNPETLVILQEAMQNQVNTHPERAHPVTNTLTVTSPFILAPGEVLNLASLVSSANATTTSGDSHVSTVQFSNSTTSVLATLAALAEASAPLSNSNRATGNTEEIVEASSVDSAIQQVVGSGGQRVITIVTDGVPLGTLQTAVPTSSLSQPFIVTMEDGQQVLTVPAGQVAEETIIEDGDDAEEEEEPLAKKQKVEQNVNDLEESKDNDEREVLQQQLQEANRKAQEYRSQLIKKEQEAEQYRLKLAAMVRQQPNGAEVAVLEEVAEVDTVVVTSEDIEGSALSMMEMDQPTDITVETVTS from the exons ATGTCCTTAGTGGACCTAGGGAAGAGGTTGCTAGAAGCAGCTCGCAAAGGCGAAGATGACGAAGTGCGAACGTTGATGGCAAATGGTGCTCCTTTCACCACTGACTGG CTTGGGACGTCGCCTCTTCACCTTGCTGCCCAGTACGGCCACTATTCAACAGCAGAGGTGCTACTTCGAGCTGGTGTTAGCAGAGATGCCCGAACAAAAGTGGACCGGACTCCACTACACATGGCTGCAGCTGATGGACACACTCATATTGTAGAATTGTTAATTAGG AATGGAGCTGATGTAAATGCCAAGGACATGCTGAAAATGACTGCTTTACACTGGGCGACAGAGCATAACCACCGAGACGTTGTAGAGTTGCTCATCAAATATGGAGCTGATGTCCACGCTTTCAGCAAGTTTGATAAGTCAGCTTTTGATATTGCTTTGGACAAGAACAATCCAGAGACTCTGGTAATACTACAG GAAGCGATGCAGAACCAGGTGAACACGCATCCAGAGAGAGCACATCCTGTCACAAACACCCTGACTGTCACCTCACCATTTATTCTTGCACCAGGGGAAGTTCTCAATCTTGCTAGTCTCGTCTCGTCAGCAAATGCCACAACAACCTCAG GTGACTCACACGTATCCACGGTGCAGTTTTCCAATTCAACAACCTCTGTGCTCGCCACGCTTGCAGCCCTTGCTGAAGCATCAGCACCTCTTTCCAACTCAAACAGAGCTACAG GTAATACAGAGGAAATAGTGGAAGCAAGTTCTGTTGATTCTGCCATACAGCAAGTGGTGGGTAGCGGAGGGCAGCGCGTCATCACCATTGTAACCGACGGAGTTCCCCTGGGCACCCTGCAGACAGCCGtccccaccagcagcctcagccAGCCGTTCATCGTCACCATGGAAGATGGACAGCAAG ttttaactgTACCTGCTGGTCAGGTTGCAGAAGAGACTATTATTGAAGATGGAGATGAcgcagaagaggaggaagagccaCTGGCCAAGAAGCAAAAAGTGGAACAAAATGTAAATGACTTGGAGGAAAGCAAG gaCAATGATGAAAGGgaagtgctgcagcagcagctgcaagagGCAAACCGGAAAGCTCAGGAATATCGCAGCCAGCTCATAAAGAAAGAGCAGGAAGCGGAGCAGTATCGGCTGAAGCTAGCAGCCATGGTGAGGCAGCAGCCCAACGGAGCAGAGGTAGCAGTGCTCGAAGAGGTCGCCGAGGTAGACACAGTTGTGGTAACCTCGGAAGACATTGAGGGGTCTGCGTTGTCCATGATGGAAATGGATCAGCCGACTGATATCACTGTGGAAACTGTAACCTCCTAA
- the CDC42SE1 gene encoding CDC42 small effector protein 1, translated as MSDFWHKLGCCVVEKPQPKKRRRRIDRSMIGEPMNFVHLTHIGSGDMAAGEGLPMTGAVQEMRSKGGRERQWTSSRVL; from the exons ATGAGTGACTTCTGGCACAAGCTGGGCTGCTGCGTTGTAGAGAAGCCACAGCCG aagaagaggaggagacgGATTGATCGCTCCATGATCGGCGAGCCCATGAACTTCGTGCACCTGACACACATCGGCTCTGGAGACATGGCTGCGGGCGAAGGCCTGCCCATG acaGGCGCTGTCCAAGAGATGAGGTCCAAGGGCGGACGGGAGCGACAGTGGACCAGCTCCCGGGTGTTGTAG